The DNA window CCAGTTTTCGTATTGATCACAGGCTATcgtttaataaaaacacaatttttagaTCTTGTAAACGTTTTACTTTTAACTCCTTGAATTTTTCTATCTTCACATGTTGTGCGTTTCCTCCCAGGGTGCAACGGGAGCAGCTGGCCGCCATcttccagctgctgcaggacaacAAGGAGACGTTTGGGGATCTGTCGGAGGGAGACATGGAGGAGCAGCTCAGACTCTATTCCATCTGAGACGGACCAGCCATActttgttgtgttgttctgAAGGATTGTGGTCCACAGTGGAGGCTAACCCACACGAGGACACTCTGCAGCCCTTCTAGCAAATCAGAAGCCAAAGGGAGGAGATTTTAGTTTTTTACTGTCATTAAAGAAGGAAATGTGTTTCGActttatcgtctgactttttttttttttaatttcaatggtCTCTTCAATGAATCTTCAGCAGGTACAAATCCAGTGAATTATTTTCCATAACTTCTCTGTTGTGCAATAAAAACCACATTGTGTTCCACagacgaggtgtgtgtgtgtgtcctgattagttgtgtgtttgcattcgCGAAGCCCTGCCCAAAATATTTCTGCTGTGGGTTTTTAGAAACTCGTAGAAGCGACACGTATGTTATTTCATTCCGTTCCGCAGGGATGCAGCTGAAAACCTCCAGGATTTTCTCTGTTCTGGTTGTGATCTCCGTTTCCACGGTTTCTCTATTGTTATGTTGGGAATATTTATCAAGCATCAGGTGAGCTGTGAGTCGAAGCTTTAGTAACAGCTTCTCAAGTGTCGCATTGGTTCATCTTGTTTTGCTTGTTGGTTAAATTTCCAGCTGGATTATCTCAGGAAAAATCAGACACAAATTTGAAGGTAGTGAGAAAAAAGGAACCTGGATTCGACGACCTGCTCAGAAATCCAGAACAGAATCTTCCGAAACGAACCAGAATGAGACTCCCATGCCTGTCCTCTCTCCGGAATCCTTCGCCAGGCTTCCTGTGTGGGATTTTGAGGACGTCTATAACCTGGATGCCCCACCCAGACACACTGTAAGCAAGTTAGGACAGGACAAGACATGATGGAGACACACCCAGTCTGCACACATGGGTTCTGTTTGCTGGATTATTTCAGATTATCATCCTTTAATCAACTGATTCTCTGCTTTAAATGAAGTGttaatttaattcatgtttGCAGACATGCATCCAATCCCTGCAGACGTCTGACGCTGAAGGATTCAGGGAGGCGTTCCTCCCCAGCATACGTCTGTTCCTGCACAGGGACAACATCAACATGAGCGAGTGGAACCGACTGTCACATTTCAACAATCCTTTTGGATTCATGGGCTACAGGTACGACGGTAGGTGTCGCTGGGAAGTCGGCCATTTTTCTCCACGGAAAGCCAGGATGGCCAAATTTCACAAAATGTCTAGAAAATATTGTTCTGctcattatttgtttgtttcagatgtGATGGCATCTGTGATGTTGATTCCAAAGCCCGATGATCCACTCCTTCCTCCAAAGCCCGGCGGGGAGCAGTGCGTCCGGTGTGCCGTCGTCGGCACCGCCGGGATTCTCAACGGGTCTAAGATGGGGAAAGAAATCGATGCTCATGATCACGTTTTCCGGTAAGAAGAAGAGAACAAGCTTTTTTTATCGTATAGGGAGCAGCTTTCCAAACAATCTGACAGGCAAGTTGTGGAAGTGATTTGACCCAACTGCCCACTGTTTTTGTGGCAGGATGAACGGAGCGGTTACCAACGGTTACGAGGAGGATGTGGGAAGCAGAACGTCGGTGTACGTCCACACCGCCCACTCCATCGTCACGTCACAGCGTTTGCTCCAGACGTACGGACACAAAACGGTCCCAAACGACGAGGTACCCCAACAGAACCCCACAATCGTGACGTCATAACGGTTCACACGACGTCATCCTTACCCCCCTCCCTCCGGCAGGGCATCAGGTACGTGTTGATCCCCGAGGGGAGGAGGGACTTCAACTGGATCCAGGCTCTTCTGAAGGGAGAACAAGTTTCTGCTGGTCCTCATCACAAGGAATGGTGAATGCActcacatgatgatgtcacaccgACAAGACGACACGGGCCAACGTTTAGCTCGTCGTCTCCCATTATCTCCACTGATGTCTGGgtttgacccctgaccccagGCCCAGGTTATACTACGGAGGGCAGTTCAAAAAGAGTCGCTTCTATGTCCTGCACCAGGACTTCCTCAGATACGTGAGGAACAGGTCAGCTCCCACAAGGCATCCCGGTTATTTCCGATTACAGTTATTCCTCATGGCTTTATGTGATGCTATTTCCTGCCTACAGGTTCTTAACATCCGCTCTACTTAACTCGACGTACTGGTCGTATTTCAGGCCCACAAACGGGGCGTTCACTGTCTTCCTCGCTCTGCACACGTGTGATACGGTAAACTCACGTTGAAGTCATGAACCTTTCAGGAACTTTTTATTGGTGTGATTTATTCTTCATCCTTGTTCTCAGGTGAGCACGTATGGATTCATGACCGACGACTACAAGAAATACCCCAACTACTATTTTGAGAAGAATAAAACTGAGGTGGTTTTCTACATCAGCCACGACTTACTGCTGGAGAAGAACATGTGGAAAAAACTGCACCACAGCAACATTATTAGACTTTATCaaagaaaagagacaaaggAGTGAATCAGCTCCACTGGAAATTTGCGGAATTTTCTCAGAGAACGTAGGAGATGAACTATAGAATGTATTCCACAGCTGCAGAGGTTAATACTGACAGTATCCTACTCATCAATTAGCAAAAAATatcttatttaaatttttatgtgACACTGGTATGAcaaaaaatatctcaaatagTAATTTCAATGAGGACAatgataaatatgaaaacatgaaTTCAAATATCCATATGTTGtgttattttcctgtttttctgtagATATCCAAAGTAAACGAACgtaaatgagagagaaagagagatgggggggttCCATTCCAAaagtaaagaaataataattttttaaaaatcaaatcgaCGGGCCTTGACACCgctgatgtttttttaaattttttattttctttatgttagatagatagatagatagatagatagatagatagatagatagatagatagatagatagatagatagatagatagatagatagatagatagatagatagatagatagatagatactttattaatcccagaggaaattgcatatatccactgctcaggcattacataacaaataatactggataaacaccaggagaaaaggaaacactgacatcacaggacataccacaagacatacattacactaacagacaggcacatgcagcactaacaggacttatatactaaactataactaaaatataaacaggataaaatttaaaaatattacagtattaaaatataaacagtataaaataaaatctaaacagtataaaattgaattaaaatataaaacagtataaaaaataaatatataaataaattatatatatatatatatatatatatatatatatatatatatgtgtgtgtgtgtgtgtgtgtatgtgtgtatatatatatatatatatatatatatatatatatatatatatatatatatatatatatatatatatatatatatatatatatatatatatatatatatatatatatatatatatatatatatatatatatatacacacacatacacacacacacacacatgcacatgtttgACGGCTGGGGTCAGTGAATTATATGAAACCCGACGCATTTACGGAGAAGTGAAGGTTTACTTCCCGAACCCAGAAACGAGGTTTctctcccatcatgcattgcGCCAAAATCTGTAAAGCGAAACAATTACACAACAACTTTTCGCGttattttcatcaaaacaaCACGAAAATGTAGTTTATTCTGTCAATTGAATCTAAAAACatctgtttattattttgagTTTATAAATTGAACCGCGACTTAAAGTCTTGTTGTCGGTGATCACTTCCGTCTGGCAGTCAGAGGTGAGtcagatcactcttgtttcacttcagatcgtataaatctttcgccttttactaaagatttccgtggagtggaacaacaagagttttactcaattttttgatGCCCTGCGAAAGTGGGGCTTCCTTtacatgtcaaaaataaatgtatttaaacgTGACGTCATGATGAAGTAGTATCACTGCAATATATTTCTGCCTTATGTGTATTTATCGTCGGAATTACTCTAATGGTAAATATAGTTTTGAAGTCACAAACTAGTAACGGAGCATATTCGAGTTTAAATCACATGTCTGACAATCCAGAACTCGTTCTCCCATCATTCCTTGCGCCACCATGTTCATTACGTCACCAAAAGCTACGAATTTTAGGAGTTTGTTAACGTCAAAAGTGGAAAGTGCTCTggtcttatttttgtttttcttccagttCGGCAGcttattttttctgtcaatcTAAATTAAAGAGATTTGttggggtttttaaaaaaaaatgtttttaagataAACCGGGACTGAAATTGTTGTTGTCGGTGATCCTATAGGTCAGACTTCCACTCGGTAAtcagatcactcttgtttcacttcagatcgtataaatctttcgccttttactaaagatttccgtggagtggaaCAACAAGAgtttttactcaattttttgatGCCCTGCGAAAGTGGGGCTTCTTTTACctgtgaaaaaataaactgtCGAATAGAGAAAATTTGGTCAGCTCTGGACATAGCAGGTGAGTCTGAGATAAAATACTAAATTCATTGATTAATTACAGTCAGGTGTGTTAGTTTCAGCTGTTCAGGTACAAAATGCAGCAAGTCTGCAGTACCCAGAATGTCCACCAGGGGCTCCAAATCACAGGTTTTAAGCAAAAGTTATTCATTATGGGGACGATCACAAAAAACACCAGACTCCCTTTTTAACTCTGTCACAGACGCTCACATTTACAGCTTTaatacagttttgttttctaaagcaaCTACAGTAAAATATCTGATTTATTTGCATCACTCATCAGGTGTTCGGTTCATTGTAAATTATCTGAAGTGATGAAGCCAGTCAAATGTTTTGTGAAAACAGAACTACATTGAATTGTCTAATGATAAATATCTTTGATATATTATATCTGTCATatcatgactttttttcccAGTGACTGTCAATTTGAATGCTAACTCTTGATtctattgaaataaaaaaattgtaaaagtgTGTCAGATTTCTTTTGATAAATCTCAAAAGTCAACTTCATTTTAACtctaaaaatacaagaaaatgttttttgttgaataAGGACAGACTGCTATAAactcattctttttttcctttcggcttttcccttcaggggtcgccacagtgaatcaattgcctccatttaaccaaCCCCTGATCTCAATAAAATAGTTCACATACAGGATGAGTCTATTTACGGAGCTTTACATCCAGCTTTTATACAATTATGaattgtaaaacattttaagtaTTCTGACCTATCGCTGCTTTTGTTGACATCACTTGTGAGTTATTCGTGCTATTGTAAATTGACTCATGTAGCTAATCAAAGGTCAAATTTCTAACAATCCTGTGATTTTCCTATCATGCCTTCTGCAGAGAGAACCAGGATATTAGAAAGTTAACTGTTCATAACTGGCTGATCCAGCTTTGATTGTTTAATACCTTTGATAACATGAATAGCTTTTATCTTGACATGTTAGGATGTCAAGTTCAAAGTCAGAGCTAGTTATATACAAGAAGGGTAAGGTTACTTTTTGTGACGGCATTGAAAATATGTTTTGCAAAACAAATATGGCAAACCGAGCTCCTAACGCTGATTCAAAGGAAACAGGTTACAAGGATGTAGCAGAAAGACAATGGTCCAGGTTAGATTTTACCCCTACTCGAGACACCAACAATACTGTACCAGAATTAACCAAGAAACCAATGACAAAAGAGCAATATGAAATACAATTATGTACCGAAATGCAGAGAATGAAAGAGATGCACAAAAAGCTTACCAATCACAATCTCCAGCTTCGAGTTATTATTCAGGAACAAACATCTGAAAAGGAAGATCTGGTGGCAGAATTGGAAAAGActcaagaaagagagagatctTTGACCGCGCAGAAGTGCAGACTGCTTGATGATCTGGAACACTACAGATCTATAATACAGGAGCTGAGGGATGAGAACAGACTAATTAAATCAGAAGAGAATCTCAGGGAACAGCTGAAGGAAGTCAAGAAAACCATGGACAATGAACTGAACCAATCTGCAGCCATGATAAAGAAACAAGCTGATGTGAACCAAAATCTGAAGAAAGATATCCAAGATCTTCAGTACCAGCTGTTAGAGGCCAAACAAGTGAACAGTGAAAAGGACAACCGTCTACAGTCCCTCAAACAGCAAAACCAAACGGTTCAAGATCTTTGGGCAGAATTCTTGAGGCATGAGGAGCAAGGCAAGAGTCAAAATTACCATATTGGTGCACTCATTGCTGAGGTGAACAAACTTAAAAGTTTCAACcagaaaaaacaggaagagattgAAAGCCTCGGGGCAGCGATGCGTGATCGTCAGGAGGCCCAGAAGAACGaaagtgatgaaaacaaaagctTGAAGATCACTGTGAAAGATCTTCAGCGCCAACTGAAAGAGGCCAACCAGTTCGTTCAGAAAAAACATCAAGAGGAAAAGAGAATCCATAAACTTTTAGATATTAGAAAAGAGGTGCAACAGGTCGAGGAGAGCTGCAGTGCTTTGAAGACACCCGCAGGAAACCAGCCGGGTATTTTCCAGCGTTACATCGCTGGAGGTGTCCTGAGAGCTTCTAGATTCCTATTGATCACAACTTTGCCAGCAGCCTTTATCTTAGGTTTACGTATGTTAGATCTAGGATTTAACATGACTTATTCAAACTCTACAATACACCAAAATAGCAACCCCCCCCTCTAATGTAAATTACAGAACACACATTTGATCACACATCTGATCATTTGCGAAAGGCACCATCTCCCCTACAAGCTGCTACCATCGATTGTatttaattgcatgcttacaagtgcctggtgtgtgtgtgtgtgttgtttcaggagcctgtacacacacatgtgtacGTATGTTTGGAATATATAGTTcagagtgaaaagataatttccccaaggggattattaaagtgtatttcttcttcttgttcttctccagcagggggcaatCACAAGTCTCACATGAGTTTTACATGGGAATTTCAAAAGTGAACACTGATACTGTGCATGACATCATCTGTGTTCTAACGAATAATAAACTATTAAAAATGCTTCAATAATTAAACTATATTGTAAGTCATGTTTATCTGCAACTGTGAACCTGCTGCATGGGTGTGAGCATAGGTGTGTGCGTGCttaagtgtgcatgtgtgtatgtgtgtgtgtatgtgtgaaatgGTCACACATTGTTTTAAAACGCCCTGAATTAAAGGCCTGAACTTATTATAAATTGGATGTATCTGAATACTTATGGGGAAAAAATTTCATCAATGGAGTCTTACCTGGGTACACCTAGTATTTCACACTTAGCAAGCTGGGATATGGTCTGGCAGACATGCAACCCACAGGGCCGAAGAAAGGATGATAATATATCACGGAAAATGAAAGAAGTAGAGAGGCTGCACGTGTCAGAATGTGAAGATACAGGGTCCGGCTTATATCTACCCGTGCATTTTACACGGATCCTgctagttaaaaataaatatggttCTAAATTCTTCTCGGCCTCCTACTACTCTGTTTCCTGTGTCTAAACCATTAAGATACTCCCAACAAACACCTCTTTCCACAGGTAAGGGAAGCTCTGCTTTGACAGAAGTTGTTTGTAAAAGACAAAAGATTTATTTGATCTGAAGCGAAACAAGAGTGACTGATTAGACCCTCTGGAGACAGCTCACTACCATTCATTCCATTTTGACGAagacaacatacaaacacagaaaaacagacacacacgatCATTGTCATTATCATAGAAAGGAGTTTATAATTAATATGTTTTAGACTTTTGGCTATGTCTAAATTCACTGTACATGTGTTTAGCTGAATCGGTTACTTTGGTGTCTTTACAATGAAGGCAAGTGAGTGGTGACAAACAGACGTGATATTCTCAGTTGTTTGCCTGTCTGAAATACTTTTGTCAGTTTCCGGGTATGCCAAAAATTCACTGATTTTATTTGGCGTTCCGTCTGGAGAATTTCATCTGTCGAAACTCTTCTCTCTTCAATTTCTTGAAGATTGCAGTCTTTTTCTTGTGACAGGAAGTGCTCCTTCCAGTTCCTTGTGCTTCTTCGTCTCTTTAGGATGCTTCTCCCTGTGCTTCACGAGGTACTGAGGGACTTCACCATAACCCTTTTTATTCCTGTGATTGTCCGTATTGCATACATCCTCTTTAGGGCAACCAACGCCTGTTCTCGGATTTCCTTCGCAATGTTCTTGTGAAACGTCACAGGTGTGATGTACGGCTTCTCTACCATCGTCCTCATATCATGTTTCTTGGGCTGCTCAGTAGGTGGTCAGCGGACAGGTCGCACATTGGTGGATGCAATAGATTTGGTGGTGGACGCAACACTGACAGAGTCCCCTTGTGCAGATCTTTGTTCCATGGAGACAGAGAGGCCCTTCCCAGTCACCATGGGACGTGAAACTTCTTTTCGTACAGAGTTGTGGGATCCTGCTTGATGGCAGCTGCTGTTTTGCCCATACCGGCTTCACTGGATGGACCGGAGGATTTGCATGGACTGCTTGTTCTTCCTGGATTGGCGGCATTGGCTGAAATCGACATTTTGCCTGGACTGCCTGGACTGAAGATTTTGACGGTGGTGGCTGCTTCTTCGGGTAGTTGGCCGGTGAAGGTTTCTCTACCTCTTTTGGTACCATCATCTTCATATCATGTTTCTTGGGCTGCTGCTCAGTAGGTGGTTGGTGGACAGGTTGCGCATTGGTAGATGTGGTGGATTTTGTGGTGGTCGCAACACTGACAGAGTCCCTTTGTGCTGATCTTTGTGTTGTCAAGGAGGTTCGGATCTTCCCAGTGACTATGACGCGTGCCAATTTTTTCCAGCAAAGTTGTGGGATTCTGCTTGGTCGCATCAGTTGTTTTGTCTGTACCAGCTTCACTGGCTGGACTGGAAGATTTGCATGGACTGGTTGCTCATCCTGCGTTGGCAGCATTGGCTCACATCGATATTTTTCCTGGACTGAGTTGGCCGGTGAGGGTTTCTCTACCTCTTTTGGTACCATCGTTTTCATATGTTTCTTGGGCTGCTCAGCAGGTGGTTGGTGGACAGGTCGCACATTGGTGGTTGAGATGTATTTGGTGGTGGACACAACACTGACAGAGTCTGTTTGTGTTGATCTTTGTTCTGTGGAGATAGATAGACTCTTCCCAATCACTATGGAACATAGCACTTTTTTCATGCAGAGTTGTGGAATTCTACTTGATGGCAGCTGCTGTTTCATTGGCTGAACTGGAGGATTTGCATGGACTGGTTGCTCTTCCTGGATTGGCGGCATTGGTTGAAATCGATATTTTGCCTGGACTGAAGATTTTGACGTCATCTTCATGTCATGTTTCCTAGGCTGCTCAGTAGGTGGTTGGTGGACAAGTCGCACATTGATCAATGTGGTGGATTTGGTGGTGGATGCAACACTGAGTGAGCCTCCTTGTGCTGATCTTTGTGTGGTGGAGGTGGTTCGGATCTTCCCAGTGACAATGGGACGTAACACTTTTTTCCAGCAGAGTTGTGGGATTCTGCAGGGTGGCAGATACTGTTTTGTCTGTACCAGCTTCACTAGGCGGACTGGAAGATTTGCATAGACTGtttggactggagattttgatTGGACTTGCTGGAATTTCATAAATTTGTGGTTTGATATTTTAGAATACGTCGTTTTATCAGAGATTGTGAGCTttcaacatcaaaacatcaaagGACAGTGGAGAACACATTGATGTTGGGCATTCCATGgccaaaatattcattttttattttttattttctttaaacattgttacatcccgcttcaaagcagtgatgtattgtaactgtcagtgttcatATGTTCGTCCTTCCGTTCATCCGTTCATtcggtactactttcagggtaccctgacctacactgaaagtaggtcaggcttggtcacgggatgttgcagtctctgaatgcCTTGTTTTTTGCCTTTAATTGATAGAACTCAAATTATATCAATCAATTCTACCTATTTCAGTTAGTCAATTTAATTCTACATCTATATCTTACATCTACAATAAAATTTGTGTCAGATGATTGttgttaaagttaaaaaatcAGCTTCATTCAGATTCCAAAACTAAAATCAAGTATAAATACCTAAAGTATAAATACTATTTATATGAGCCAATTGCTACCgttttttgtgtgaatgacaTTTGAGTCTCAGATCGAAAGTTTTACTTCTGTTGTTCATTTAAACTCTAAAACTACGACAGTAACGCgtttatgttgaaaaaagatccatgttctcactaaaacaacaatGGATGTGTGTATTTACACTTCTAATTCAGCTTTTTAGTCATTTTAGTTtccaaaaaagagtaaaatatttgattcaatttaacTGTCTACTATTAAAACCGTGCCAAATTAAAGGTAAGAACGCAGGCAAGGGAGATAAAAAATTTCAGTCAAAATCTCAGATTTTTATCGTAATAgcacaatgaaatgaaaggaaacgtTCAAAAGATTGTGAACTAGATAATTTGTTTCTATTATAGTTTTTGTGttacttttaaaacttttaatattTACACTAAGATAAAAGCATGATTTATTGTATTGTCTTTTACTATTATGAATTCGTCTAAAACTCATGGGCGATTTGGAACCCGGTGGAATCCGGAAGTGAATGAGCAATCCCAGCATGCTCTTCGCCATTTTGTGAAGTAGTGTACCGGTTTTTTTTACCGATTAAACAAAATTTTCGGGCTTTATCACATAAAATCGATTATTTATTTGGAGTTTCTAGACATTGTGTTTGTTAGAGCGAAGTTCAAGTTAATGAACCATCAGGTAGACTGTTGGTGTCGCTGATCGGACGGTCTGAGGTCTCATTGACACCtcagatcactcttgtttcacttcagatcgtataaatctttcgccttttactaaagatttccgtggagtggaaCAACAAGAGTTATACTCAATTTTTTGATGCCCTGCGCAAGCGGGGCTGTCTGTATCTGTTGAAAATCAATATAATGACGTCCCATAAATgcatttcaaatgcatttttcgGTATTTAATGTAGCAGAACGTTTGTTGTAATTTTTAATTACGTTTAAAATATGAACAAGTGGTTTATGATGGCTTGTATGCGAGGTTGGACAGCAAGAAGGGAGAGTTGTCCCATACTTGTCCAGCTGGGGTCGCTGTATCGCCTCGACGGTTTGAGCAACCGCCAATAAGAAGCGAAGAAGACGGGGCGGAAAAAAACAGACGAAGAAGAAGCTTCTCTCTTGGAGCAATGGCCGAAAAAAATACCACCAGCAATGAcaaagttttcatttaaaatttaaattttatttaaattttttaatttaatttaccgACAACTTCTTTAGCTCTCAGCAGTGTGTTAGAttaaaatatgataaatattgattttgaatATTCTCTGTATTCTCTATAAAAATATAGTGTGATGCAACCAGAGCATTTTCTGAAATTTGCAGctttaacaaaataataatcGCAAATAAGataattatttttggttttcGTATTTTTTGTCCACTCAGATATCGTAAACGGCGCAACAAGAAGTTAAGGAAGTGGAGTATGGTATGAAGGAGGacaatgtcacattttaaacCTTCATAGGTCAATAAAACGGAAACAGTTGTCCTTGGGATGTGGGCTGCATCATGCCAGCAGAACTATTGGAGACACAAGTCAAAAGGAATCAAGGTTAAAacttataattatataattaactAAAGTGTTAATTATATCTTCATCTTTGATGAAGATTATCACTGTACTTTTGGACTGTTTGGTTATGATCAGAGTATCACATCTAACTACTTCCTAATTATTGCTGAAAGCTGTTAAAGACTtaataataactgaaaacataAATTATAC is part of the Antennarius striatus isolate MH-2024 chromosome 21, ASM4005453v1, whole genome shotgun sequence genome and encodes:
- the st6galnac1.1 gene encoding alpha-N-acetylgalactosaminide alpha-2,6-sialyltransferase 1.1, yielding MQLKTSRIFSVLVVISVSTVSLLLCWEYLSSISWIISGKIRHKFEGSEKKGTWIRRPAQKSRTESSETNQNETPMPVLSPESFARLPVWDFEDVYNLDAPPRHTTCIQSLQTSDAEGFREAFLPSIRLFLHRDNINMSEWNRLSHFNNPFGFMGYRYDDVMASVMLIPKPDDPLLPPKPGGEQCVRCAVVGTAGILNGSKMGKEIDAHDHVFRMNGAVTNGYEEDVGSRTSVYVHTAHSIVTSQRLLQTYGHKTVPNDEGIRYVLIPEGRRDFNWIQALLKGEQVSAGPHHKEWPRLYYGGQFKKSRFYVLHQDFLRYVRNRFLTSALLNSTYWSYFRPTNGAFTVFLALHTCDTVSTYGFMTDDYKKYPNYYFEKNKTEVVFYISHDLLLEKNMWKKLHHSNIIRLYQRKETKE